In the Wyeomyia smithii strain HCP4-BCI-WySm-NY-G18 chromosome 2, ASM2978416v1, whole genome shotgun sequence genome, one interval contains:
- the LOC129724514 gene encoding gastrula zinc finger protein XlCGF26.1-like, with translation METTNSALNTSNTAVTSMQMPPESSPMKVNCLSKPFQCTECDKQFRQLSTLTNHMKIHTGDKPYKCPVCSKEFRQTTTLSNHLKIHTGEKPFHCTYCGKQFRQLSTLSNHLKIHSGEKPYECSVCGKQFRQSSTLNSHIRIHSDDKFSVKPFKCNVCPKEFRQITTLSNHLKIHTGEKPYLCGYCNKSFRQTGTLSNHLKIHTGEKPYECSVCRKQFRQSSTLNSHIRIHADDKICKISPSPLPTTVTTITMKLEDIKPPLYTMI, from the exons ATGGAAACGACAAATTCGGCACTGAACACATCTAACACGGCAGTCACTAGCATGCAGATGCCCCCGGAGTCATCGCCGATGAAGGTCAATTGTCTCAGTAAACCTTTCCAATGTACAGAATGCGATAAACAATTCCGGCAGCTGAGTACGCTGACTAATCATATGAAAATCCATACCG GTGATAAGCCCTACAAATGCCCTGTATGTTCGAAAGAATTTCGACAAACCACGACGCTATCTAATCATTTGAAGATACACACAG GTGAAAAGCCGTTCCATTGCACGTACTGCGGCAAACAGTTTCGACAGCTGAGCACACTTTCCAATCATCTCAAAATACACTCAG GAGAGAAACCCTACGAGTGTTCAGTCTGTGGCAAACAATTCCGACAGAGCAGTACACTAAACAGCCACATCCGTATTCACTCGGATGACAAGTTTT CTGTGAAACCCTTCAAATGCAATGTTTGTCCCAAGGAGTTTCGGCAGATAACAACTCTGTCAAACCACCTGAAAATTCACACCG GTGAAAAACCTTACTTGTGTGGATATTGCAATAAAAGTTTTAGACAGACAGGAACGCTTTCAAATCATCTTAAAATACATACCG GCGAAAAGCCGTACGAATGCTCTGTGTGCCGAAAACAGTTTCGACAGTCTAGTACGCTGAATTCTCACATTCGAATCCACGCGGATGATAAGATCT GTAAAATTTCCCCCTCTCCGCTGCCGACCACTGTGACCACAATTACGATGAAGCTCGAAGACATAAAGCCGCCGCTGTATACGATGATTTAG